A DNA window from Helianthus annuus cultivar XRQ/B chromosome 15, HanXRQr2.0-SUNRISE, whole genome shotgun sequence contains the following coding sequences:
- the LOC110910610 gene encoding probable cysteine desulfurase isoform X1, whose protein sequence is MSPVQYTKENMVEHQQQLARKINEYSMLLSDGIVDRDAPKSDTCVEAKLRWLRSQIICGFAEIQTPFGSRKLTYADHTASGRCLRYIEEYIIQNLLPFYGNTHTSDNYVGDRTMKMLHEATEFVKKCLGGTQHDALLFCGSGTTAAIKRLQEVLGIAVPSILKEKILNTCIGSEERWVVFVGPYEHHSNLLSWRQSLAEVIEIGLDKEGMIDIDDLKARLEFYQGTGRPMLGSFSACSNVTGICSDTRSLARLLHEFGAFACFDFAASGPYVEIDIRSGAIDGYDAITLSPHKFLGGPGSPGILLMNKALYQLKYAPPSTCGGGTINYVNFFDEQDTLYINDIEEREDAGTPQIIQRVKAALAFQVKEYIKCEVIAKREHDYIERALERLVKLNNVWVLGNTKVERQGILSFLVHTTTNSNKRDKPLNGTFVAKLLNDLFGIQARGGCACAAPYGHFLLGIDQVHSLTMKDAIKKGYIGVKVGWTRVSFPYYMSNEEYEYILAAIEFVAVYGQRFLPLYHLNWNTGSWAFKTNTFQESFLKEKERDCKLSASFCSTTVSQAINKLPNIQQQMIDCKPMEFDKYTFYLEVAKHIGNILPEFPPHRRLPKDIDPNSVFFHM, encoded by the exons ATGTCACCGGTGCAATATACCAAAGAGAATATGGTGGAACATCAACAGCAACTCGCAAGAAAGATTAATGAATATAGTATGCTGCTTAGCGATGGGATTGTTGACAGAGACGCACCAAAGAGTGATACGTGTGTTGAAGCAAAACTAAGGTGGCTGCGATCACAAATCATATGCGGGTTTGCTGAGATTCAGACTCCGTTTGGATCGCGTAAACTTACGTATGCAGATCATACAGCCTCAGGCCGTTGTCTTCGTTACATTGAAGAATATATCATCCAGAATCTTCTTCCCTTCTACG GGAACACTCACACATCTGACAACTATGTTGGCGATAGGACGATGAAAATGCTCCATGAGGCAACTGAATTTGTGAAGAAATGCTTAGGAGGAACCCAACATGATGCACTCCTTTTCTGTGGATCAGGCACTACAGCCGCTATAAAACGGCTTCAAGAAGTGTTGGGAATTGCTGTTCCATCAATCTTGAAAGAGAAAATATTGAACACATGTATAGGAAGTGAAGAAAGATGGGTAGTTTTTGTTGGTCCTTATGAACACCACTCCAACCTCCTTTCCTGGAGGCAAAGCCTAGCAGAAGTAATAGAGATCGGTCTAGACAAAGAAGGAATGATTGACATCGATGATTTGAAGGCGCGTCTAGAGTTTTATCAAGGCACTGGCCGCCCCATGCTCGGTTCATTCTCTGCTTGTAGTAATGTTACTGGAATTTGTTCTGATACGCGTTCGTTAGCTCGCTTGCTTCACGAGTTTGGAGCCTTCGCATGCTTTGATTTTGCAGCAAG TGGCCCATACGTGGAGATTGACATAAGATCGGGTGCTATTGATGGCTATGATGCCATAACCTTAAGCCCACACAAGTTTCTTGGCGGACCTGGATCACCAGGGATTCTTCTGATGAACAAGGCCTTATACCAGCTGAAATATGCTCCCCCTTCGACCTGCGGAGGTGGGACCATTAACTACGTTAATTTCTTCGATGAACAG GACACACTATACATTAATGACATTGAAGAAAGGGAAGATGCTGGGACACCACAAATTATTCAAAGAGTAAAAGCAGCTTTAGCCTTCCAAGTTAAAGAATACATCAAATGTGAAGTTATTGCCAAGAGAGAACATGACTACATTGAAAGGGCGCTAGAGAGGCTTGTGAAACTTAACAACGTATGGGTGTTGGGAAATACCAAAGTAGAGAGACAAGGAATTCTCTCCTTCCTCGTTCACACAACTACAAACTCTAATAAGAGAGACAAGCCTCTTAATGGTACTTTTGTCGCTAAGCTTCTCAATGACCTCTTTGGCATCCAAGCTCGAGGAGGTTGTGCTTGTGCTGCACCGTATGGTCATTTTTTGCTTGGTATCGACCAAGTACATTCACTTACAATGAAAGATGCAATCAAAAAG GGCTATATTGGAGTAAAGGTGGGTTGGACAAGAGTAAGCTTTCCATACTACATGTCTAATGAGGAATATGAATACATTCTAGCTGCAATTGAATTTGTAGCTGTTTATGGACAAAGATTTCTTCCCCTATATCACTTGAACTGGAATACAGGCAGTTGGGCTTTCAAGACTAATACTTTCCAGGAGTCTTTTCtcaaagagaaagagagagactGTAAGCTTTCTGCTTCATTTTGTAGCACTACTGTATCGCAAGCTATTAACAAATTACCAAATATTCAACAACAGATGATAgattgtaaaccaatggaatttGACAAGTACACATTCTATCTAGAGGTTGCAAAGCACATAGGGAACATACTTCCGGAGTTTCCACCTCATCGTAGACTTCCCAAAGACATAGATCCCAACTCTGTGTTTTTTCATATGTAG
- the LOC110910610 gene encoding probable cysteine desulfurase isoform X2, which yields MSPVQYTKENMVEHQQQLARKINEYSMLLSDGIVDRDAPKSDTCVEAKLRWLRSQIICGFAEIQTPFGSRKLTYADHTASGRCLRYIEEYIIQNLLPFYGNTHTSDNYVGDRTMKMLHEATEFVKKCLGGTQHDALLFCGSGTTAAIKRLQEVLGIAVPSILKEKILNTCIGSEERWVVFVGPYEHHSNLLSWRQSLAEVIEIGLDKEGMIDIDDLKARLEFYQGTGRPMLGSFSACSNVTGICSDTRSLARLLHEFGAFACFDFAASGPYVEIDIRSGAIDGYDAITLSPHKFLGGPGSPGILLMNKALYQLKYAPPSTCGGGTINYVNFFDEQDTLYINDIEEREDAGTPQIIQRVKAALAFQVKEYIKCEVIAKREHDYIERALERLVKLNNVWVLGNTKVERQGILSFLVHTTTNSNKRDKPLNGTFVAKLLNDLFGIQARGGCACAAPYGHFLLGIDQVHSLTMKDAIKKGYIGVKVGWTRVSFPYYMSNEEYEYILAAIEFVAVYGQRFLPLYHLNWNTGSWAFKTNTFQESFLKEKERDYDRL from the exons ATGTCACCGGTGCAATATACCAAAGAGAATATGGTGGAACATCAACAGCAACTCGCAAGAAAGATTAATGAATATAGTATGCTGCTTAGCGATGGGATTGTTGACAGAGACGCACCAAAGAGTGATACGTGTGTTGAAGCAAAACTAAGGTGGCTGCGATCACAAATCATATGCGGGTTTGCTGAGATTCAGACTCCGTTTGGATCGCGTAAACTTACGTATGCAGATCATACAGCCTCAGGCCGTTGTCTTCGTTACATTGAAGAATATATCATCCAGAATCTTCTTCCCTTCTACG GGAACACTCACACATCTGACAACTATGTTGGCGATAGGACGATGAAAATGCTCCATGAGGCAACTGAATTTGTGAAGAAATGCTTAGGAGGAACCCAACATGATGCACTCCTTTTCTGTGGATCAGGCACTACAGCCGCTATAAAACGGCTTCAAGAAGTGTTGGGAATTGCTGTTCCATCAATCTTGAAAGAGAAAATATTGAACACATGTATAGGAAGTGAAGAAAGATGGGTAGTTTTTGTTGGTCCTTATGAACACCACTCCAACCTCCTTTCCTGGAGGCAAAGCCTAGCAGAAGTAATAGAGATCGGTCTAGACAAAGAAGGAATGATTGACATCGATGATTTGAAGGCGCGTCTAGAGTTTTATCAAGGCACTGGCCGCCCCATGCTCGGTTCATTCTCTGCTTGTAGTAATGTTACTGGAATTTGTTCTGATACGCGTTCGTTAGCTCGCTTGCTTCACGAGTTTGGAGCCTTCGCATGCTTTGATTTTGCAGCAAG TGGCCCATACGTGGAGATTGACATAAGATCGGGTGCTATTGATGGCTATGATGCCATAACCTTAAGCCCACACAAGTTTCTTGGCGGACCTGGATCACCAGGGATTCTTCTGATGAACAAGGCCTTATACCAGCTGAAATATGCTCCCCCTTCGACCTGCGGAGGTGGGACCATTAACTACGTTAATTTCTTCGATGAACAG GACACACTATACATTAATGACATTGAAGAAAGGGAAGATGCTGGGACACCACAAATTATTCAAAGAGTAAAAGCAGCTTTAGCCTTCCAAGTTAAAGAATACATCAAATGTGAAGTTATTGCCAAGAGAGAACATGACTACATTGAAAGGGCGCTAGAGAGGCTTGTGAAACTTAACAACGTATGGGTGTTGGGAAATACCAAAGTAGAGAGACAAGGAATTCTCTCCTTCCTCGTTCACACAACTACAAACTCTAATAAGAGAGACAAGCCTCTTAATGGTACTTTTGTCGCTAAGCTTCTCAATGACCTCTTTGGCATCCAAGCTCGAGGAGGTTGTGCTTGTGCTGCACCGTATGGTCATTTTTTGCTTGGTATCGACCAAGTACATTCACTTACAATGAAAGATGCAATCAAAAAG GGCTATATTGGAGTAAAGGTGGGTTGGACAAGAGTAAGCTTTCCATACTACATGTCTAATGAGGAATATGAATACATTCTAGCTGCAATTGAATTTGTAGCTGTTTATGGACAAAGATTTCTTCCCCTATATCACTTGAACTGGAATACAGGCAGTTGGGCTTTCAAGACTAATACTTTCCAGGAGTCTTTTCtcaaagagaaagagagagact ATGATAgattgtaa